The region AGCATGACTGATGGGAAAGGGCAATGGGGAGCTCATCTAGGGATTTATCCAAAGTCAACAGAAAGATACCCAGTGGGCTTAGGATCTGGCTCCTACTTAGGAGCTGTGTAGCTCCCTTGCTTCTTAACTGGGTTTTGGTACCTATTTTTGTCTTCCACAGCAGGGTGAAATTTTACCCTGGACAGGTCAGCCTGTTGCACAGACAACTTCCAGGGTTTGCATGGTTTACAAAGATATGCTGGTCTAGCTAGGAACCATGACCAGATTATAGAAAACAAATTTATAAAATATGCAAATTACAAACTCAGCAGTGATTTACACACAGGAAGCAGCTTTGCCACACACAGAGTATTGAAATCTTGGTGAAGATCTTTACCCTTTGCCAGTAGCATCTCTACAATATCTGCATAACCCTTCCAAGCAGCAGCATGCAAAGCTGTGTCTCCCAATTTGTTCTGTGGAGTAACAGGGAAAAGCAACAGGATTAAAACACAGCAAAAAATAATCAGCCTGCACTAAGAATTAACAATAACCGCACTGTAAATGTTTGAATGGATAAACTTCCTACCTGTTGATTTAGTTCTACATTTGGctgtgtaaataacacttccactATATCtacataaaataaagaaaaaaaggaactTTATGAAACCAAAACTTGCTTTCTTATATTCCAAGTACAGCATTGAAGTCAGGATTGCACAGAGAGGCACTAAACTCAATCAGTTAGAGAAAATCCATATTATTAAAGCCTGTGAAGATTGCTGAGCAAGCACTAGAAATACATTAATGTTTCACTTCTATATTTAAACCTCAGTGACAAACACCATTTTTTTTGCTCTTCCCCTCAGCAGCCTGCATTTCATCTCTCATTTTTTATAATCCTACTATTTTATGATAGTGATTAAGAATGTCTGTCTGCTTTTAAAGTAAAAGGATTTAAAGAGGTTACGTTTTAAAAACATGCATTACATTTGACAGATCTGAGCCCTTCTCTGCtggcttgtttttatttatttattgctaaccTGAATTACATAAGAGTATAGACTTTTTGTTACTGAATACAGCAAATTAAGTAGTAACTGGTCCATTAGCCCAGCAAATAGAGAAAACTAGAACATAAACAGTAGAGTTGGAGTGTTATACTGTACCTTTGTGCCCACCATGGCAAGCCCAGTACAAAGCTGTGCTTCCAGCTTTGTCTAAACCATTTACACCAACTTGGTTATCCAAGCACTCTCTCAACCAGCTCAGGTTTCCTGAAACAAATTGAGTAGCAGAACCATTAAAGCATTTAGCTCTGTATGAATGCTATGTTGCATTAGATCTTAATTTTTGTTTAGCGATTCATTAGAAACAGTGTTTGGCAGTAATTTAGTTATTGCTATaagttatggggggggggggaaatagtccAACTTATTAAACATCTTGTTCAGAGGACAATTTTCCTCCCGCCTTAGAAGCTAATCAGTGATGGAATAGGACAAACACATTATATATTGCATCCATTTACAATCTGGTAaacagctccccccccacacacacacacactctgcttcTCAGTGCTGCAGAATTTAGATACCAAATGTATTCAAAATAGTCAGGTTAACCAGCCAAAATATGCAGCACATTCAgtatttaaaattcaaataaaatttgAATGGCACACATACACAAGCCACAAAGAGACTTCTTTTGgcattacaaaatttaaaattctcGAAATGAGAAGTCCAAGGTATCCTAGTCCAaaccacacacccacacccacctctTTTGGCAGCTTCATGCAATGGGTTATCAATGGACTCCGCTTGTTCAGCCACTGAAATGAAACACACAAATTCTGATCAGTTTCTCATAGTaaagatttttgtattttatttttttcagactcTTGCTAATTAAGTCCAAGAGACTAGTGTACAGAAGTAGATTTTTGCATTTTGTTCCGAAAGTGCTGAGGTTAGTGGTCTTCCTGTCTCTTGTGAAAGCGGAGTCAAGAATGGTGGGTCACTGAGACTGTTCTACTTGCTGTGCACACTAGCTTTCACAACCTCTTTTTTTGAACTGAGCTCAAGGTCCCAGGATGAAATCTTGACCCTGCTGGAAATCTATGGCAAAATTACCTCTAACTTCaactgggccaggatttcacacatgGTATTTCTTAGCCTAATGTAAGCTTGTGAAGTGACTGTTGTGTGACTGCAATGGTTGACAACCAGCATCTAGTGAGCTGCACTCTGAAGTTTGCATTTCCTGTGACTGTTCTTTCTAGCTAAGACTTGGAATGGGGAGGAAAGCATTGACTGGTGTTGGTGAAGATCAGAAGGCGGTGAAGGGTGAGCTCCAGATGTCCAGGGTAAAGCAAGTGTGTGTGTTGTCCTTGGGTGCTATGCTATAAGTGTGGGAAGTGGCAAAGCTAATGAAACTCCACAGCAGTGCAGCAGGAAGTTGGTTGCAAATGGAATGCTTGTCTTTGAAAAACTGAGGTGCAAGCATTAGGCAACTTCGGGACATGTCAATTGTATTCTGAGGAATGTGGTGGTAGGGGTCCCTGCTTTACATGAAAGGATTTTAATTCCATTGTCAAATTCTCTGTCCTATCCAGACCTTCTTTGAGTTTTCCATTTATGATATCACCCAAACAGTGGTTTATAACTACAGTGTTTCATACGTTGAAGTACTTAATTAATCCTAAACAAAGTAAAAATGCAAATCCGAGATTCTTTGATTATACACACAAATGCTGTTAATATATGGAGGAAAAAGCGGAATTTTGATCATTGTATCTTAGCCACTCTGCAAACAGAATTTCTTAATTCTACAGTACACTAAAAGCACTATACAATGTGAAGTAGAACTCTTCTTTTTATTCTATATGGATTGTACTTCTCTCAGAAGCCAATTTCTTTCCCCATTATTTTGTAATTCCTTATGATGATGCAATTATGGTACTTAATATCTCCCTACCATCAGTACTCTCAAATTTACATTGGTTTTCAGTTTGTGCTTCTGCAGGTCAAGCAGATGGAGCATAAGATCATAGGATAGGTATGCTTtctgtgggctggtctacactgggggggaggggaggatcgatctaagatacacaacttcagctacgagaatagcttagctgaagtcgacgtctcttagatcgacttaccttgcgtcctcacggcgcggaatcgatggccgcggctcccccgtcaactccacttccgcctctcgccctagtggagttccggagtcgacagggagcgcgttcggggatcgatttatcacatctatatgagatgcgataaatctatccctgatagatcgattactacccgccagatcggcgggtagtgaagacgtaatGTGTATCAGGGCATATACCCTGAATTGGACCTCCTGCAATTTGTCTCTCATTTATCCATACTAAGTTTACATCAGTGTTCAGCCCAATGTACTATGCCCCAAAGTAGCTTAGGGATGGGGTTGGGCACCATGGAACAGCTTctacaggagagactgagggatccCCACATAGGAATATCCCatagcacagtggtttgagcacacTCTGGAGAGGTGTGAGGCCCCCATGTTCAAATCCTTTTCCCACtgcggcagggagggggaaatcaaacCGGAGTCTCTCACATTCCAGGTGACCGAtgtaaccactgggataaaagttataaggtgggcacctcctccagctggattttgaatgggacttGAGCTGGTAGGCAAGCTCAGAGGTTGTGACTCAAGTGGTAGTTGAACAAGTAAAGACTTTGAGGAACTGGTCAGCACCATCGCAGTAGGACATGCCTTTGTCACCAAGACACTGGATTGTTGCAGCCCACTCTATCTATGGTTAAATAGGACATTCACAAAGAAGTCCACAGCTGGTAAACAAAACAGTGGTCCATTTCCTAAGCAAAAAGAAGCACAGGAAACCAATACACTGGTACTCTGCAATTTGTATTTGCTCCCTATTCATTATTAGATTGAGATTCTGGTATTGATTTATAAATCTCTTTAAAGCAACAGGCTTATGCTATCTCAGACATCTTCTCAGAGCCACCACAGCAGTTGATTGTCTACCACAATGTATTTAAAAGATACTGTCACAGAGTGACTTTCCCCTGCAAGAAAGGGAGCAGGATTCAGTGCACCTAGACTGATTACCTACTGCCCAGTTGGGCTTTAAGGGGAAGCACCTGGAATTTACAAAGGAGGAGATGGCTGCAGATAGGTTGTCAgatgcctgcagacactgcagggagTAAGAAGGCTCCTGGAAACACAGGAAGACAAACCCTCAGGGAGGAAGGGCTGTGCCCAGATTGTGACTGAGGAAAAAGAAGGGAACTTTAAAGAGAGGACATGGATGAAGACAGTGTAAGCTTgagttctatttttaaaagactttgtgcaggatttaacaaaaaaaaaatcccctcctgCGTCCAATTTAACTATCTAAActgtgtagatcagtggttctcaaccgggggtacacagaggtcttccagaaggtacatcaactcatctagatatttgcctagtttaacaggctacgtaaaaagctctaatgaagtcagtacaaactaaaatttcatacagaccatgatttgtttatactgctctacatacaatacactgaaatgtaagtgcaatattttaatttaatttataattatatggtaaaacaGAGTAAGCAAGTGTTCAATaacaatgtgctgtgacacttttgtatccttatatctgattttgtaatcaagtagttgttaagtgaggtgaaacctgatggtacgcaagacaaatcagactcctaaaagaggtacaatagtctggaaaggttgagagccactggagtAGACTTTAAGGGAGCTTGAGTTAAGGGGAAACTCAGGCAGGTCTCTAAAGAGCCTCTTGGCCAGAAGGAGGTGCTATAGGGCAGAGATGCCCTTTGACAGACATGTATAGACTGAAGGGGCTCCAAGGTGAACCAGCTGTAGCCTTTTGAACTCCTCCACAAAGAAAGATATCTAGAATAGTCAGTCCTACCACCACCAAAGATAACCCCTTAGTCAAAGCATTTCCCAAAGAACCACAACAAAACTTGACAGCATACCAGAGTGGGAAACCAATAGTTAAagcaagaagtaggacagagAACTGCCTGCATGTCTGGACAGTCCCAcaggtgtgttttttgttttataaccAATATACAGTGTCTACCTATGGTGGTGATAGGTACTTGAGAAATGCTGATTAAGTATTCTGATGTACTTTGATACTGGACCCTTAACTGCAGTGTCCAAAAAATAATCATATCTAGTAATTTCTACTTAGTGACATGtaaatgaagagaaaaataaattctaaacTTTACCGTAGTTGCTTGGAATAAGTCCAGTCCTGCCTTTGCAGGTTCCCTTCCACCAATTTGTGTCactctggaggggaagggggaaaaaaaaattaagaaacagTCTATTGAATTTTAAACTTAGTCTACATGTGACACCACTACTGAAATAATGTTACTCACCATATCTGAAATGTAGATAATATCCCCTTCTTCAAAATATAACTCATCCGGCTGAAAAAAATTACGTAAATGTGTGAAGAGATAAAACAAGTACATGAAAGGAGCACAGCACTTTTAGTTTTTGTGGTAATATTGCACCATCCCAAAATCTCCAGTATCAAGTCAACTGCTTGCTAGTCATTTACATTCTTGGCAAGTCAAACTACACTAAGAAATGTGACAGGCAGTAATGTGTGAGGCATGTACACTAGAAGAGGAAGCTGGTCATCTTCCTACCATGGATTGAATGCAACAATTTAAGTGGAATGGGGAGTAACTAGGGTTTTTTAATTCTTCTACACAATACATTTTTGGGCAAACCGAATCTGTCATTTATCTGTATGTACTGATGACATGCAAtcgagtttttaaaaaacaaaaatagtgtgGAGAAGGAAACGCCAAAGATTCTAAGACATCTCAACAACTTGATTTTGGGGCGAGAAGGGAAAAGCAGAGGAAGGCATATGTGTGAAATCTTAGGGTGTTATAGTGCGGCTATCACACTCTTATCATTAAGGTTGACAGCTTATGGTTTAGTAGCCAATTTTCTAAATGATCTAAAATCTACATAGTGCAAGTAAATATCTTGGAAACTGATGAAGAGGATCCAGGATAGGATCCTCCAAATTTGAGGTTGTTTGAGCAAAGGGTTTCTGAGATACAgatttctcaccccccccccaatattatcTTAACATTAAAATAATCTTAAAATAATATCTTTACTTTTTGTGCCTACCTGGGACTCAAACTAAGGCTGTGATCCTCCCCAAACTGATAACCATCCCCTTGGTATTGATCTCAGCTAGCATCTGGCACCCACTGCCCATTTGGAAAGCAGTGTTTGAATAGTTAGTCGGCATAAAAAATGGATCTACAGTTTGGCTTGCACCAAGCCACAGAAAGTCATTTATGCTGCAGGCAGGAACTCTACTGCAAATCAATGTTTTGTAGGTAGTGTGACACCACAGTAAATGAATGGCTCAGAAATGCCCAAGTAGCACCCATGTACTAGGAGTTCAAATGTTTATCTCGGCAGCTTTCTGAGAACATGGGGTGTGGATATTAGTTGCTCTCTGCCTGCATTCTGCAGTGACTCCTCCTGAAAGCAAAAATTCTGGTTTTAAAAGCCAACATTTCAAAGTGCTCttaaaaaccacacacatgcTTCAGTTGTTTTGAAAATTGCTATCCTGTAACTCTATTTCCTAGTTTTCAGAGGCTTGAGTATAATCACACTTAACATTCTGGAAGGGTACAAGGCACTCTGAATAAACTTTAATTCCGTCAGGTTTTTGGCAGTGAATTGCACTCCTATTTGCCTCGTTAACACCCTTACACCTACTCTAAAGGAGGCAGACTTCAAAAAGACAACTAACTCTTGTACTGCCACCTTACTGATTGTAACAGAAACCCTCCAAAAATACTCTTCTTATCCTGGGGATTCTGCCAGGGAAAGGCACCTTAAGTTCTTGGCAGGACTCCACAGTAGCCCTTCTGGCAAAGGCTGCTCAGAAGATGTGCTTATTCAGCAGGAGTACTAAATGGCAAACTTTTTAGGGGAGGCTTGGTTTATGTTTCTCTCTCTTAACTACCAATCCAATTAACCTCTAATTAAATGGAAATAGACAAGGAGCAAGAAATGGTAGCCCCTCAAACCTGCAACCACGAtggaggggcagagggttagCGTCCTGCTGAATTTTTATGCTGCCTTCGGgaggaggaaaaataaatgagccCAAGTCTCATCTGCTAATCCTCTATTGTGGACATGTGGTACCAAGGAGACACCAGGCTCACAGCATTACCTAATGGAAGTTGCAGGTTGAGGAATCTGAGCTTGAGTAAAAAATGGACAGTGAATTCTTGTTTAGCATTGGAAACTAGTTATAGCTCTGTTAAACCAATCATTTAGCTTTTATTTATATAGCAGTGTAACAAGGCTGTTTATGCTTTTTTTTAAGAGTCCTGAAGTACTAGCCCACGCAATTAGATCACTTTGTCATATGAGTGATATGAAAACCTAAATACTTACAGTTCTGGGTTCAAATGTATACAGGGCC is a window of Malaclemys terrapin pileata isolate rMalTer1 chromosome 6, rMalTer1.hap1, whole genome shotgun sequence DNA encoding:
- the OSTF1 gene encoding osteoclast-stimulating factor 1 — encoded protein: MSKPPPKPAKPGQVKVFRALYTFEPRTPDELYFEEGDIIYISDMSDTNWWKGTCKGRTGLIPSNYVAEQAESIDNPLHEAAKRGNLSWLRECLDNQVGVNGLDKAGSTALYWACHGGHKDIVEVLFTQPNVELNQQNKLGDTALHAAAWKGYADIVEMLLAKGARTDLRNSEKKLALDMATNAACASLLKKKQGTDTVRTLSNAEEYLDDEDSD